From Candidatus Methanomethylicota archaeon, one genomic window encodes:
- a CDS encoding nucleotidyltransferase domain-containing protein, which produces MWEDLLIDEVKRRREIFENLDEYLKKIVETVKKIDSNAELYLFGSVAEGRHLISSDIDILVVSDLHPGKIIAELWSAGIDDPFEIHVITRDMLETYKKRAKLIKLNTTYTNNSQQR; this is translated from the coding sequence TTGTGGGAAGATCTATTGATCGATGAGGTTAAGAGGAGAAGGGAGATATTTGAAAATTTGGATGAGTATCTTAAGAAGATAGTTGAAACTGTCAAGAAGATTGACTCCAATGCAGAATTATACTTGTTTGGCAGTGTAGCTGAGGGTAGACATCTAATCTCAAGCGACATAGACATATTAGTGGTCTCAGATCTCCATCCAGGAAAAATCATTGCAGAACTATGGTCGGCTGGAATAGATGACCCATTCGAAATACACGTTATAACTAGAGATATGCTGGAAACATATAAGAAGAGAGCAAAACTCATCAAATTAAACACCACATACACAAATAATTCCCAGCAAAGG
- a CDS encoding HEPN domain-containing protein, with translation MEEYKYLLERSRRFLETAELQLDRGFYDLAVFSLEQALQLYLKAYLLKLGLEFTKKWSIRRLLELIYKITNSDEIRNALMNYAVELGSLEDTYITSRYVAREYCEEEARKLLQTVRVVMDIVGRSIDR, from the coding sequence ATGGAGGAGTACAAGTATCTTCTGGAGAGGTCTAGGAGGTTCCTTGAAACTGCTGAGTTGCAATTGGATAGAGGATTTTATGATTTAGCAGTCTTCAGTCTAGAGCAAGCTCTCCAACTTTATCTCAAAGCATATCTTTTAAAGCTTGGGTTAGAATTCACGAAGAAATGGAGCATTAGAAGGCTTCTTGAACTCATATATAAAATTACGAATTCAGATGAAATTAGAAATGCATTAATGAATTATGCTGTTGAACTGGGTTCACTTGAAGATACATATATCACCTCAAGATACGTTGCTAGGGAATACTGTGAGGAGGAGGCTAGAAAACTATTACAAACAGTAAGGGTGGTAATGGATATTGTGGGAAGATCTATTGATCGATGA
- a CDS encoding site-specific DNA-methyltransferase, whose amino-acid sequence MSVSIERKFGVPEDKVFYRTPDGSVIVINDDFLKVDYIKPNSIDLVVTSPPYNVDIEYEGYRDNIPYEKYLEFTEKWLRRVYEILKPDGRICLNIPLDKSRGRTGEGFQSVYVDVVSIAKRVGFEYFSTIIWNESNISRRTAWGSFASASAPYVIAPVEVIVLLYKHSWKRFEGGDSDITPEEFKEWTLGLWTFQGENPKRVGHPAPFPLELPKRCIKLFSYVGDVVLDPFVGSGTTLVAAYLLRRKAIGIDISRKYCEIARERLIKEAMVNVKRLL is encoded by the coding sequence ATGAGTGTATCTATTGAGAGGAAGTTTGGGGTTCCTGAGGATAAGGTTTTTTATAGGACTCCTGATGGGAGTGTAATTGTAATTAATGATGATTTCCTTAAGGTTGATTACATAAAACCCAATAGCATAGATCTCGTTGTTACTTCGCCACCATATAATGTGGATATTGAGTATGAGGGTTATAGGGATAATATACCCTATGAGAAGTATTTGGAGTTTACGGAGAAGTGGTTGAGGAGGGTTTATGAAATTCTGAAGCCTGATGGTAGGATATGTTTAAACATACCTTTGGATAAGAGTAGGGGGAGGACTGGTGAAGGTTTCCAGAGTGTCTATGTTGATGTGGTTTCAATAGCTAAGAGGGTTGGCTTCGAATATTTCAGCACGATAATATGGAATGAAAGTAATATATCTAGGAGGACGGCTTGGGGTTCCTTTGCATCTGCATCTGCACCATACGTTATAGCCCCAGTGGAGGTGATAGTATTACTCTATAAGCATAGTTGGAAGAGGTTTGAGGGGGGAGATTCAGATATAACGCCTGAAGAATTTAAGGAATGGACTTTGGGTTTATGGACATTTCAAGGTGAAAATCCCAAGAGGGTTGGGCATCCAGCCCCATTCCCCCTAGAACTACCAAAGAGATGTATAAAGCTCTTCTCATATGTTGGGGATGTGGTGTTAGACCCATTCGTAGGTAGTGGAACGACACTTGTAGCCGCATACCTATTGAGGAGGAAGGCAATAGGCATCGATATCAGTAGGAAGTATTGTGAAATAGCCAGAGAGAGGCTGATAAAGGAGGCTATGGTAAACGTGAAGAGGCTACTTTAA